In one window of Syngnathus scovelli strain Florida chromosome 20, RoL_Ssco_1.2, whole genome shotgun sequence DNA:
- the glrx5 gene encoding glutaredoxin-related protein 5, mitochondrial: MNSLIRYTSRCLRFGAAYSLPGQAEGRLWTASTRLFCVASNVQKDLGDKVKKDKVVVFMKGTPEQPMCGFSNAVVQILRMHGVDDYAAYNVLADEQLREGIKAFSNWPTIPQVYFNGEFVGGCDILLQMHQNGDLVEELKKLGHQSALLDDEKDSK, encoded by the exons ATGAATAGCTTAATAAGATATACTTCTCGGTGTCTGCGGTTCGGAGCGGCGTACTCTCTACCCGGACAAGCCGAAGGACGCCTGTGGACGGCTTCTACGCGACTCTTCTGCGTGGCGTCGAATGTCCAGAAAGACCTTGGCGACAAGGTGAAGAAGGACAAGGTGGTGGTTTTTATGAAGGGGACCCCGGAACAGCCCATGTGCGGTTTTAGTAACGCCGTGGTCCAGATTCTGCGGATGCACGGAGTGGACGACTACGCTGCGTACAACGTGTTGGCGGACGAGCAGCTTCGAGAAG GAATCAAAGCGTTCTCCAACTGGCCAACGATCCCTCAGGTCTACTTCAATGGAGAGTTTGTGGGAGGCTGTGACATCCTTCTCCAGATGCACCAGAATGGCGATCTGGTGGAGGAGCTAAAGAAGTTGGGGCACCAGTCTGCACTACTGGATGATGAGAAAGACTCCAAGTAG
- the prkrip1 gene encoding PRKR-interacting protein 1 homolog codes for MATHDEKSKKTSKPGTKNGQPLVIAKTPAEEQRLKLERLMRNPDKPAAIPDRHKEWNPRAPPEFVRDVMGSSAGAGSGEFHVYRHLRRREYQRQDFLEKMSAKQSKELAYLDKVEQNQREAEERTAKRRKKREKLKQKKLEAKKAKQDQKEGDATSSPDSSQDEKEKELQKKEEVEEKEAEDDAELPSFIMGKK; via the coding sequence ATGGCGACACATGATGAGAAAAGCAAGAAAACATCGAAACCCGGTACAAAAAATGGCCAGCCGCTGGTCATTGCCAAAACCCCTGCGGAAGAACAACGCCTTAAATTGGAGAGGTTGATGCGAAACCCCGATAAACCCGCTGCAATCCCGGACCGACACAAAGAATGGAACCCTCGGGCTCCGCCAGAGTTCGTCCGAGACGTGATGGGCTCCAGCGCTGGTGCGGGCAGCGGTGAATTCCACGTTTATCGCCACCTCCGACGCCGAGAGTACCAGAGACAAGACTTTCTGGAAAAGATGTCGGCGAAGCAAAGCAAGGAGCTGGCCTACTTGGATAAAGTGGAACAAAACCAACGGGAAGCCGAAGAGAGGACAGCAAAGCGTAGGAAAAAGCGAGAAAAACTCAAGCAGAAAAAGCTCGAGGCGAAGAAAGCTAAACAAGACCAAAAGGAAGGAGATGCGACAAGCAGTCCTGATAGCAGTCAAGACGAAAAGGAGAAAGAGTtgcagaagaaggaggaggtggaggaaaaaGAGGCTGAAGACGACGCTGAGCTCCCGAGCTTCATCATGGGCAAGAAGTAG
- the tmem214 gene encoding transmembrane protein 214, with translation MASSDSAFGKWEVVKKGKKTTPVGGKGSADKKGNPVNRKALGESNLPSRHPSVMSATLFETFEKITKKQNKEQVPPSQPPKQKSSTMKPSKKLSPKGAHTPATHRTLEEAFKALDLVDLKEQLAKSQSMFPKNPSVWAKDLAGYLNLKLTAPMAEPTLCSYAHDYPYCLSSKELKAVIKDILGSCSDSLTDFFDHCLYTMLRQLERQSGEPLHGYRLCIQAVLQDKPKLATQNLPEYLELLRSVQNHPAKCLTIMWALGQAGFYDLSQGLKVWLGIMLPVLGVKSLSSYAIAYLERLLHLHANLTKGFGIMGPKEFFPLLDFAFMPKNALSPSLQEQLKRLYPRLKVLAFGAKPESTLHTYLPSFLSRATPHCPREMKKELLSSMTECLCVDVQSLGVWRQLYTKHLAQSSLLLNHLLGCWNTLPPKLRKNLEETIQSFKVTNEEMQENNHSQDLNDCNNLCQSLQVKMRGHGFPWSKLLLVLLVFMAAFFVQDVRFHGSFSNSATARRLHSWGVTAVSQQAWSKISVYSKQGLSWLESNTPYYYSETVRAVGPLLEQGLEKTKTAALVISEKSNHVIVWVKENSPLLIEWVKTNTPDSVYDVLAYLKSLLLFLHQKLILPAFTFLIDLLQQAWTNLQKSCNGDVSVSCLRNHALSFTNSTWRLLQHTTSAITTWAQELLTPA, from the exons ATGGCCTCGAGTGATAGTGCGTTCGGCAAATGGGAGGTGGTGAAGAAAGGCAAAAAAACTACTCCGGTAGGTGGAAAAGGCTCAGCGGATAAGAAAGGCAACCCAGTGAACAGGAAAGCTCTGGGGGAGTCCAACCTGCCATCCAGAC ATCCCTCAGTGATGTCTGCGACGTTGTTTGAAACCTTCGAGAAGATCACAAAGAAGCAGAACAAGGAGCAAGTTCCGCCTAGTCAGCCTCCAAAACAGAAGTCCTCTACGATGAAACCATCCAAGAAGTTGTCTCCCAAAGGTGCACACACCCCTGCCACTCACAGGACTCTGGAAGAGGCCTTCAAAGCG CTGGATCTCGTCGACTTGAAAGAACAGTTGGCAAAGAGTCAGTCTATGTTTCCCAAAAACCCCTCGGTGTGGGCCAAAGATCTAGCGGGGTACCTCAACCTCAAGCTGACGGCACCGATGGCCGAGCCGACCCTCTGCAGCTACGCTCACG ACTACCCATACTGTCTCTCGAGCAAGGAGCTGAAGGCCGTCATTAAAGACATTCTTGGCAGTTGCAGTGACTCCCTGACTGATTTCTTTGACCACTGTCTTTACACTATGCTCCGACAACTGGAGAGACAGTCag GTGAGCCACTCCACGGATACAGACTTTGCATTCAAGCAGTCCTGCAAGACAAACCCAAGCTGGCAACTCAGAACTTGCCCGAG TATTTGGAGTTGCTGCGGTCGGTGCAGAATCATCCCGCTAAGTGTTTAACCATCATGTGGGCTCTGGGTCAAGCGGGCTTTTATGACCTGAGCCAGGGACTCAAAG tatggcTTGGTATCATGCTTCCTGTCCTGGGGGTGAAGTCGCTCTCCTCGTATGCAATTGCCTATTTGGAGAGGCTGCTACA CCTCCATGCAAACCTGACCAAAGGATTTGGCATCATGGGTCCTAAAGAGTTCTTCCCCTTGCTGGATTTTGCCTTCATGCCCAAAAATGCTCTCTCACCAAG TCTCCAGGAGCAGCTGAAGCGCCTTTACCCCCGTCTAAAGGTCTTGGCGTTCGGAGCCAAACCCGAGAGCACCTTGCACACGTACCTGCCGTCGTTCCTGTCAAGAGCCACGCCGCACTGCCCGAGAGAAATGAAGAAAGAG TTGCTCAGCAGCATGAcggagtgtttgtgtgtggatgTTCAGAGTTTAGGGGTGTGGAGGCAGCTCTACACCAAACATTTAGctcagtccag TCTGTTGCTGAACCATTTGTTGGGCTGCTGGAATACTCTACCACCAAAg CTGAGGAAGAATCTTGAAGAAACAATTCAATCTTTTAAAGTGACCAATGAAGAGATGCAAGAAAACAACCACTCTCAGGACCTTAATGACTGCAATAATCTATGTCAG AGTCTCCAGGTGAAGATGCGTGGACACGGCTTCCCCTGGTCAAAGCTACTGTTGGTCCTGTTAGTGTTTATGGCCGCTTTCTTCGTTCAGGACGTCCGATTTCACGGCTCCTTTTCTA ATTCAGCCACAGCGAGGCGGCTTCACAGCTGGGGTGTGACGGCCGTTTCTCAGCAGGCATGGAGCAAAATCTCAGTCTACTCTAAGCAGGGTCTCAG cTGGTTGGAGTCAAACACGCCTTATTATTACTCCGAGACCGTGCGGGCTGTGGGACCGCTGTTAGAACAAGGCCTGGAGAAAACCAAAACGGCGGCGCTCGTCATCTCTGAAAAAAGCAATCATGTCATCGTGTGGGTTAAAGAAAATAGCCCGCTGCTCATAGAATGG GTGAAGACAAACACGCCTGACAGTGTATACGACGTTTTGGCTTATCTAAAATCactgctcctcttcctccaccaaAAATTAATCTTGCCAGCATTTACATTCTTAATTGACCTGCTACAACAAGCATGGACCAACCTTCAAAAATCCTGCAA TGGTGACGTATCTGTCTCATGTCTGAGAAATCACGCGTTGTCCTTCACCAATTCAACATGGCGGCTGCTCCAACATACGACCTCGGCCATCACGACGTGGGCTCAGGAGCTGCTGACTCCAGCATAA